In a genomic window of Cyprinus carpio isolate SPL01 chromosome A10, ASM1834038v1, whole genome shotgun sequence:
- the LOC109097648 gene encoding synaptojanin-1-like isoform X3 — MAFSKGYRIYHKLDPPPYSVIVETRNREECLMFESGAVAVLSAAEKETIKTAYTKMLDAYGILGVLRLNLGDSMLHSLVVVTGCSSVGKVQDSEVFRVTGTDFVSLKNDPSDEDRIADVRKVLNSGNFYFAWSSTGVSLDLSLNAHRRIREDTSDNRFFWNQSLHLHLKHYGVNCDDWLLRLMCGGVEIRTIYAGHKQAKACVISRLSSERAGTRFNVRGTNDDGQVANFVETEQVIFLDDKVSSFIQIRGSIPLFWEQPGIQKHSFKGIMLQLNQSREAKGQHGKQQLVGSHRVKLSRGFEANAPAFERHFGALRRLYGRQVIINLLGMKEGENMLSKAFQSHLKASEHANAVRMLNFDYHQMVKGGKTDKLITVLKPQINKFLEECGFFYYSGEAGIQRCQTGTIRSNCLDCLDRTNSVQAFIALEMLPKQLEDMGLTEKPQLVARFQEVFRSMWSTNGDSVSKIYAGTGALDGKAKGGKLKDGARSVTRTIQNNFFDSSKQEAIDILRLGSTLNSDLADKARALLTTSSLYASPRVLLGMCQNYFKYTRPKKIRVCVGTWNVNGGKQFRSIAFRNHTLNDWLLDAPKKAGHPEFQDGKSNPVDIFAIGFEEMVELNAGNIVSASTTNQKLWAAELQKNISREHKYVLLASEQLVGVCLFVYIRPQHAPFIRDVAVDTVKTGMGGATGNKGGVAIRMLFHTTSICFVCSHFAAGQSQVKERNDDYNEITRKLSFPMGRLLYSHDYVFWCGDFNYRINIPNEETKELIRQQNWDALIAGDQLLEQKNAGQIFRGFIEGKLDFAPTYKYDLFSEDYDTSEKCRTPAWTDRVLWKRRKWNFDKTAEELELNVVGAPVIEEDQYPWSPGELKYYGRAELKTSDHRPVVAIMDVDILEVDPEARHQVYKEVIALQGPPDGTILVSLCTSGPDDYFDDALIDDLLDKFANFGEVILIRFVEEKMWVTFLEGYSALAALSLSGSTVNGKTIDIRLRSPGWIKSLEEEMSVERICGSIPTSTSSTLLAENSDMGEEYDMEGDVDEEVEDILPQHLQPGAGMDLGASPATSPHTSPCPSPTHGEPAAPIRPSRAPPRTAGPPQGGLSPACIRRELAGSPVDGQPAGALFSQGLEPKRPPPPRPNAPPARPAPPQRPPPPSGQKSPALARADAAGRGQATGSAPGGTSRPIPPRAGVISIPPQARPPPPAHPGAPRPIAEVHPGAPRPSPDNHPGAPRPIPEPQSKPSELPLGPPPTLPTPMRPQMISPMQPQSMSPMQPPVQVQLPPPIQSQLPPPMQPTFPAPLVPQLAPQASAGAAAAPQPGLASPKPPPRSRSSHTLPPESAPAPTSQAKDMNGFQKEAQWKLDPFDTLNTQSLFQNTSFSASLPRSSSSSTPSPSSSSTLPSSLSLFSAPYTSSTPCLLLPPVPSRSKSQETLRSSPIPFLAEAQPRPSSTNPFTGNLLSSPRRSLTPDFYTQQQAQEASQGLSRAMSAVVHSSALPPSFSRQQTLVPAPAAAPAKQNQKWVTFDDDSDFISIMAPSTGGTGPPLIPAASSLTFSQPQSSFPSTGSGMDSNWSSFPTSAFPMIPPPIPTRTNTSIKNAQIPSRNEFTER; from the exons ATGGCATTCAGTAAAGGTTATCGTATTTATCATAAACTGGATCCACCTCCGTACAGTGTGATTGTGGAGACCAGAAATCGAGAGGAATGCCTGATGTTCGAGTCTGGAGCCGTTGCTGTACTGT CGGCGGCGGAGAAAGAGACCATCAAAACAGCGTACACCAAGATGCTGGATGCTTATGGGATCCTGGGAGTTCTTCGTCTTAACCTTG GAGATTCTATGCTGCACAGCCTGGTGGTCGTAACAGGCTGCAGTTCAGTGGGAAAAGTCCAGGATTCAGAAGTTTTTCGAGTAACGGGCACTGACTTCGTCTCTCTGAAAAACGACCCCTCGGATGAGGACCGCATCGCTGATGTCAGGAAAGTCTTAAACTCTGGTAACTTCTATTTCGCTTGGTCCTCCACCGGAGTGAGTCTGGACCTCAGCTTGAACGCGCACCGCAGAATCAGAGAAGACACATCCGACAATCGTTTTTTCTG GAATCAGTCCCTCCATCTCCATCTCAAGCATTATGGGGTGAACTGTGATGACTGGCTGCTGAGGTTGATGTGTGGCGGAGTGGAGATCCGCACCATCTATGCTGGCCACAAGCAGGCCAAAGCTTGCGTGATCTCTCGGCTCAGCTCAGAGAGAGCAGGCACACGTTTTAATGTCCGAGGCACAAATGACGATGGCCAGGTGGCCAACTTTGTGGAGACTGAGCAG GTTATTTTCCTTGATGACAAAGTATCTTCCTTCATTCAGATCCGAGGGTCAATACCCCTGTTCTGGGAGCAGCCGGGAATTCAG AAACACTCTTTTAAGGGGATTATGTTGCAGCTGAATCAAAGTCGAGAGGCGAAAGGACAGCATGGAAAACAACAGCTG GTCGGATCTCATCGTGTTAAGCTGTCTCGTGGTTTTGAAGCAAACGCACCGGCTTTTGAGAG ACACTTTGGTGCTCTGAGGAGGCTGTATGGCAGACAGGTGATCATCAACCTGCTGGGTATGAAGGAGGGGGAAAACATGCTCAGCAAAGCATTCCAG AGTCACCTGAAAGCTTCAGAGCATGCGAATGCTGTGAGAATGTTGAACTTTGACTATCATCAGATGGTTAAAGGTGGGAAGACTGACAAGCTCATCACTGTCCTGAAACCTCAGATCAACAAGTTTCTGGAGGAATGTGGTTTCTTCTACTACTCGGGGGAGGCCGGCATTCAGAG ATGTCAAACTGGGACTATTCGTTCCAATTGTTTAGACTGCTTGGACCGAACAAACAGCGTCCAGGCCTTCATTGCACTTGAG ATGCTTCCAAAACAGTTAGAAGACATGGGTCTGACTGAGAAGCCTCAGCTGGTGGCACGCTTTCAGGAGGTTTTCCGCTCCATGTGGTCCACCAATGGAGACTCGGTCAGCAAGATCTACGCAGGCACTGGTGCCCTGGATGGCAAGGCTAAG GGTGGAAAGCTAAAAGACGGCGCTCGCTCAGTCACTAGAACCATTCAGAACAACTTCTTTGACAGCTCTAAACAAGAAGCCATTGACATCCTGAGACTGGGCAGCACCCTGAACAGTGACCTGGCAGATAAGGCACGAGCCCTCCTCACAACCAGCAGCCTGTACG CCTCTCCCAGAGTGCTTCTGGGCATGTGTCAGAACTACTTCAAGTACACACGTCCCAAGAAGATCAGAGTGTGTGTGGGTACATGGAACGTGAACGGGGGCAAGCAGTTCCGCAGTATTGCGTTTCGTAACCACACGCTCAATGACTGGCTCCTGGATGCCCCTAAGAAGGCCGGCCACCCAGAATTCCAGG ATGGAAAATCTAACCCAGTGGACATCTTTGCTATTGGCTTTGAGGAAATGGTAGAGCTGAATGCTGGAAATATCGTCAGCGCAAG CACTACTAATCAGAAGCTGTGGGCTGCAGAACTGCAGAAGAACATCTCACGAGAGCACAAATACGTGCTGCTGGCCTCAGAGCAGCTGGTGGGTGTGTGTCTGTTCGTCTACATACGCCCTCAGCATGCACCGTTCATCAG GGACGTTGCTGTGGACACAGTGAAGACTGGAATGGGTGGAGCCACTGGTAATAAAGGGGGTGTGGCTATTCGCATGCTCTTCCACACCACCAGCATCTGCTTTGTGTGCTCTCACTTTGCTGCCGGCCAATCACAGGTCAAAGAGAGGAACGACGACTACAATGAAATCACACGCAAACTGTCCTTCCCCATG ggccGTCTCCTATACTCTCATGATTATGTATTCTGGTGTGGAGACTTCAACTACCGAATAAATATTCCCAATGAAGAGACCAAGGAACTGATCAGACAGCAGAATTGGGATGCACTGATTGCTGGAGATCAGCTGCTGGAGCAGAAGAATGCTGGACAG atttttaggGGCTTTATTGAAGGGAAGCTGGATTTTGCCCCCACTTACAAATATGACCTGTTTTCGGAGGATTATGACACCAGTGAGAAGTGCCGCACACCAGCCTGGACTGACCGTGTGTTGTGGAAGAGAAGAAAGTGGAACTTTGATAAAACTG CGGAAGAGTTGGAGTTGAATGTAGTAGGAGCCCCAGTGATTGAGGAAGATCAGTACCCATGGAGCCCTGGAGAGCTCAAGTATTATGGTAGAGCGGAGCTCAAAACCTCTGATCACAG GCCTGTGGTGGCTATCATGGATGTGGACATACTTGAAGTGGATCCAGAGGCCAGACATCAGGTGTATAAAGAAGTGATCGCCCTGCAGGGTCCACCAGATGGCACCATCCTTGTCTCTCTCTGCACATCTGGTCCTGATGACTACTTTGATGATGCACTGATTGATGACCTGTTGGACAAGTTTGCAAATTTTGGCGAGGTTATTCTTATCAG gTTTGTTGAAGAGAAAATGTGGGTGACATTTTTGGAGGGATACTCTGCTCTGGCAGCTCTATCTTTGAGTGGCTCTACT GTGAATGGTAAGACCATAGACATTCGTCTGAGGAGTCCAGGTTGGATAAAGAGTCTAGAGGAGGAAATGAGTGTGGAGAGAATCTGCGGTAGCATCCCAACATCCACCAGCTCTACCCTGCTGGCAGAAAACTCTGACATGGGAGAAGAGTATGACATGGAAG GTGATGTGGATGAGGAGGTTGAGGATATTTTACCCCAGCACCTGCAACCTGGAGCAGGCATGGATCTGGGCGCATCCCCTGCCACGTCGCCACACACCAGCCCCTGCCCCTCTCCTACCCACGGAGAACCTGCAGCCCCCATCCGGCCCAGCAGAGCCCCTCCACGCACAGCTGGACCACCACAGG GAGGATTAAGCCCAGCATGCATTAGAAGGGAACTGGCAG GTTCTCCTGTTGATGGTCAGCCAGCTGGTGCTCTCTTTTCACAGGGACTAGAGCCAAAACGCCCCCCTCCTCCACGCCCCAACGCCCCACCAGCCCGACCTGCACCTCCACAGCGCCCCCCACCACCTTCAG GACAAAAAAGCCCAGCATTAGCACGTGCAGATGCAGCTG GTCGTGGTCAAGCCACCGGATCAGCCCCTGGAGGCACTTCGCGGCCG ATCCCACCTCGAGCAGGAGTCATCAGCATCCCTCCTCAGGCTagacctcctcctcctgctcatCCTGGGGCCCCCAGGCCCATAGCAGAGGTGCATCCTGGGGCACCACGACCCTCACCTGATAATCACCCCGGAGCACCAAGACCCATTCCTGAACCCCAAAGCAAACCGTCTGAACTGCCTCTGG GTCCACCCCCCACACTGCCAACTCCCATGAGGCCTCAGATGATATCACCCATGCAGCCTCAGTCTATGTCACCAATGCAGCCTCCAGTCCAAGTCCAACTGCCCCCTCCCATACAATCCCAGCTCCCTCCACCAATGCAGCCCACCTTCCCTGCCCCGCTGGTGCCTCAGCTTGCTCCTCAAGCATCTGCTGGAGCCGCTGCCGCCCCTCAGCCCGGACTGGCATCTCCTAAGCCTCCCCCCCGGAGCCGGTCCTCTCACACACTGCCACCTGAGTCTGCTCCTGCTCCTACATCTCAG GCCAAGGACATGAATGGATTTCAAAAAGAAGCACAATGGAAACTAGACCCCTTCGACACACTTAACACCCAGTCCCTCTTCCAGAACACCTCGTTCTCCGCTTCCCTCCCTCGCTCCTCTTCCTCATCCACCCCCTCCCCTTCTTCTTCCTCCACATTACCCAGCTCCCTCTCCCTATTCTCAGCTCCCTACACCAGCAGCACTCCATGTCTTCTGCTTCCACCCGTACCCTCCCGCAGCAAATCCCAGGAGACCCTCCGTTCATCCCCCATTCCGTTCCTCGCAGAAGCCCAACCCAGACCCAGCAGCACCAACCCTTTCACTGGCAACCTATTGTCCTCCCCACGCCGATCGCTCACGCCCGATTTCTACACCCAGCAGCAGGCCCAGGAGGCCAGCCAGGGCCTCAGCAGGGCCATGTCAGCTGTGGTTCACAGTTCAGCTCTTCCACCATCATTCTCCAGACAGCAAACCTTAGTTCCTGCTCCAGCAGCGGCCCCagccaaacaaaaccaaaaatgggTCACATTCGATGATGATTCAGACTTCATTTCAATAATGGCACCATCCACAGGTGGGACCGGCCCGCCGCTTATACCCGCAGCCTCATCCCTTACCTTCTCACAACCTCAGAGCAGCTTCCCCAGCACAGGCTCTGGCATGGACAGCAACTGGTCGTCATTTCCCACTTCTGCATTTCCCATGATCCCTCCTCCGATCCCAACCAGGACTAATACCAGCATCAAAAACGCCCAAATCCCTTCCAGAAATGAATTTACAGAGAGATGA
- the LOC109097648 gene encoding synaptojanin-1-like isoform X4, with translation MAFSKGYRIYHKLDPPPYSVIVETRNREECLMFESGAVAVLSAAEKETIKTAYTKMLDAYGILGVLRLNLGDSMLHSLVVVTGCSSVGKVQDSEVFRVTGTDFVSLKNDPSDEDRIADVRKVLNSGNFYFAWSSTGVSLDLSLNAHRRIREDTSDNRFFWNQSLHLHLKHYGVNCDDWLLRLMCGGVEIRTIYAGHKQAKACVISRLSSERAGTRFNVRGTNDDGQVANFVETEQVIFLDDKVSSFIQIRGSIPLFWEQPGIQKHSFKGIMLQLNQSREAKGQHGKQQLVGSHRVKLSRGFEANAPAFERHFGALRRLYGRQVIINLLGMKEGENMLSKAFQSHLKASEHANAVRMLNFDYHQMVKGGKTDKLITVLKPQINKFLEECGFFYYSGEAGIQRCQTGTIRSNCLDCLDRTNSVQAFIALEMLPKQLEDMGLTEKPQLVARFQEVFRSMWSTNGDSVSKIYAGTGALDGKAKGGKLKDGARSVTRTIQNNFFDSSKQEAIDILRLGSTLNSDLADKARALLTTSSLYVSEPILQSASPRVLLGMCQNYFKYTRPKKIRVCVGTWNVNGGKQFRSIAFRNHTLNDWLLDAPKKAGHPEFQDGKSNPVDIFAIGFEEMVELNAGNIVSASTTNQKLWAAELQKNISREHKYVLLASEQLVGVCLFVYIRPQHAPFIRDVAVDTVKTGMGGATGNKGGVAIRMLFHTTSICFVCSHFAAGQSQVKERNDDYNEITRKLSFPMGRLLYSHDYVFWCGDFNYRINIPNEETKELIRQQNWDALIAGDQLLEQKNAGQIFRGFIEGKLDFAPTYKYDLFSEDYDTSEKCRTPAWTDRVLWKRRKWNFDKTAEELELNVVGAPVIEEDQYPWSPGELKYYGRAELKTSDHRPVVAIMDVDILEVDPEARHQVYKEVIALQGPPDGTILVSLCTSGPDDYFDDALIDDLLDKFANFGEVILIRFVEEKMWVTFLEGYSALAALSLSGSTVNGKTIDIRLRSPGWIKSLEEEMSVERICGSIPTSTSSTLLAENSDMGEEYDMEGDVDEEVEDILPQHLQPGAGMDLGASPATSPHTSPCPSPTHGEPAAPIRPSRAPPRTAGPPQGSPVDGQPAGALFSQGLEPKRPPPPRPNAPPARPAPPQRPPPPSGQKSPALARADAAGRGQATGSAPGGTSRPIPPRAGVISIPPQARPPPPAHPGAPRPIAEVHPGAPRPSPDNHPGAPRPIPEPQSKPSELPLGPPPTLPTPMRPQMISPMQPQSMSPMQPPVQVQLPPPIQSQLPPPMQPTFPAPLVPQLAPQASAGAAAAPQPGLASPKPPPRSRSSHTLPPESAPAPTSQAKDMNGFQKEAQWKLDPFDTLNTQSLFQNTSFSASLPRSSSSSTPSPSSSSTLPSSLSLFSAPYTSSTPCLLLPPVPSRSKSQETLRSSPIPFLAEAQPRPSSTNPFTGNLLSSPRRSLTPDFYTQQQAQEASQGLSRAMSAVVHSSALPPSFSRQQTLVPAPAAAPAKQNQKWVTFDDDSDFISIMAPSTGGTGPPLIPAASSLTFSQPQSSFPSTGSGMDSNWSSFPTSAFPMIPPPIPTRTNTSIKNAQIPSRNEFTER, from the exons ATGGCATTCAGTAAAGGTTATCGTATTTATCATAAACTGGATCCACCTCCGTACAGTGTGATTGTGGAGACCAGAAATCGAGAGGAATGCCTGATGTTCGAGTCTGGAGCCGTTGCTGTACTGT CGGCGGCGGAGAAAGAGACCATCAAAACAGCGTACACCAAGATGCTGGATGCTTATGGGATCCTGGGAGTTCTTCGTCTTAACCTTG GAGATTCTATGCTGCACAGCCTGGTGGTCGTAACAGGCTGCAGTTCAGTGGGAAAAGTCCAGGATTCAGAAGTTTTTCGAGTAACGGGCACTGACTTCGTCTCTCTGAAAAACGACCCCTCGGATGAGGACCGCATCGCTGATGTCAGGAAAGTCTTAAACTCTGGTAACTTCTATTTCGCTTGGTCCTCCACCGGAGTGAGTCTGGACCTCAGCTTGAACGCGCACCGCAGAATCAGAGAAGACACATCCGACAATCGTTTTTTCTG GAATCAGTCCCTCCATCTCCATCTCAAGCATTATGGGGTGAACTGTGATGACTGGCTGCTGAGGTTGATGTGTGGCGGAGTGGAGATCCGCACCATCTATGCTGGCCACAAGCAGGCCAAAGCTTGCGTGATCTCTCGGCTCAGCTCAGAGAGAGCAGGCACACGTTTTAATGTCCGAGGCACAAATGACGATGGCCAGGTGGCCAACTTTGTGGAGACTGAGCAG GTTATTTTCCTTGATGACAAAGTATCTTCCTTCATTCAGATCCGAGGGTCAATACCCCTGTTCTGGGAGCAGCCGGGAATTCAG AAACACTCTTTTAAGGGGATTATGTTGCAGCTGAATCAAAGTCGAGAGGCGAAAGGACAGCATGGAAAACAACAGCTG GTCGGATCTCATCGTGTTAAGCTGTCTCGTGGTTTTGAAGCAAACGCACCGGCTTTTGAGAG ACACTTTGGTGCTCTGAGGAGGCTGTATGGCAGACAGGTGATCATCAACCTGCTGGGTATGAAGGAGGGGGAAAACATGCTCAGCAAAGCATTCCAG AGTCACCTGAAAGCTTCAGAGCATGCGAATGCTGTGAGAATGTTGAACTTTGACTATCATCAGATGGTTAAAGGTGGGAAGACTGACAAGCTCATCACTGTCCTGAAACCTCAGATCAACAAGTTTCTGGAGGAATGTGGTTTCTTCTACTACTCGGGGGAGGCCGGCATTCAGAG ATGTCAAACTGGGACTATTCGTTCCAATTGTTTAGACTGCTTGGACCGAACAAACAGCGTCCAGGCCTTCATTGCACTTGAG ATGCTTCCAAAACAGTTAGAAGACATGGGTCTGACTGAGAAGCCTCAGCTGGTGGCACGCTTTCAGGAGGTTTTCCGCTCCATGTGGTCCACCAATGGAGACTCGGTCAGCAAGATCTACGCAGGCACTGGTGCCCTGGATGGCAAGGCTAAG GGTGGAAAGCTAAAAGACGGCGCTCGCTCAGTCACTAGAACCATTCAGAACAACTTCTTTGACAGCTCTAAACAAGAAGCCATTGACATCCTGAGACTGGGCAGCACCCTGAACAGTGACCTGGCAGATAAGGCACGAGCCCTCCTCACAACCAGCAGCCTGTACG TCTCTGAGCCCATTTTACAGTCAG CCTCTCCCAGAGTGCTTCTGGGCATGTGTCAGAACTACTTCAAGTACACACGTCCCAAGAAGATCAGAGTGTGTGTGGGTACATGGAACGTGAACGGGGGCAAGCAGTTCCGCAGTATTGCGTTTCGTAACCACACGCTCAATGACTGGCTCCTGGATGCCCCTAAGAAGGCCGGCCACCCAGAATTCCAGG ATGGAAAATCTAACCCAGTGGACATCTTTGCTATTGGCTTTGAGGAAATGGTAGAGCTGAATGCTGGAAATATCGTCAGCGCAAG CACTACTAATCAGAAGCTGTGGGCTGCAGAACTGCAGAAGAACATCTCACGAGAGCACAAATACGTGCTGCTGGCCTCAGAGCAGCTGGTGGGTGTGTGTCTGTTCGTCTACATACGCCCTCAGCATGCACCGTTCATCAG GGACGTTGCTGTGGACACAGTGAAGACTGGAATGGGTGGAGCCACTGGTAATAAAGGGGGTGTGGCTATTCGCATGCTCTTCCACACCACCAGCATCTGCTTTGTGTGCTCTCACTTTGCTGCCGGCCAATCACAGGTCAAAGAGAGGAACGACGACTACAATGAAATCACACGCAAACTGTCCTTCCCCATG ggccGTCTCCTATACTCTCATGATTATGTATTCTGGTGTGGAGACTTCAACTACCGAATAAATATTCCCAATGAAGAGACCAAGGAACTGATCAGACAGCAGAATTGGGATGCACTGATTGCTGGAGATCAGCTGCTGGAGCAGAAGAATGCTGGACAG atttttaggGGCTTTATTGAAGGGAAGCTGGATTTTGCCCCCACTTACAAATATGACCTGTTTTCGGAGGATTATGACACCAGTGAGAAGTGCCGCACACCAGCCTGGACTGACCGTGTGTTGTGGAAGAGAAGAAAGTGGAACTTTGATAAAACTG CGGAAGAGTTGGAGTTGAATGTAGTAGGAGCCCCAGTGATTGAGGAAGATCAGTACCCATGGAGCCCTGGAGAGCTCAAGTATTATGGTAGAGCGGAGCTCAAAACCTCTGATCACAG GCCTGTGGTGGCTATCATGGATGTGGACATACTTGAAGTGGATCCAGAGGCCAGACATCAGGTGTATAAAGAAGTGATCGCCCTGCAGGGTCCACCAGATGGCACCATCCTTGTCTCTCTCTGCACATCTGGTCCTGATGACTACTTTGATGATGCACTGATTGATGACCTGTTGGACAAGTTTGCAAATTTTGGCGAGGTTATTCTTATCAG gTTTGTTGAAGAGAAAATGTGGGTGACATTTTTGGAGGGATACTCTGCTCTGGCAGCTCTATCTTTGAGTGGCTCTACT GTGAATGGTAAGACCATAGACATTCGTCTGAGGAGTCCAGGTTGGATAAAGAGTCTAGAGGAGGAAATGAGTGTGGAGAGAATCTGCGGTAGCATCCCAACATCCACCAGCTCTACCCTGCTGGCAGAAAACTCTGACATGGGAGAAGAGTATGACATGGAAG GTGATGTGGATGAGGAGGTTGAGGATATTTTACCCCAGCACCTGCAACCTGGAGCAGGCATGGATCTGGGCGCATCCCCTGCCACGTCGCCACACACCAGCCCCTGCCCCTCTCCTACCCACGGAGAACCTGCAGCCCCCATCCGGCCCAGCAGAGCCCCTCCACGCACAGCTGGACCACCACAGG GTTCTCCTGTTGATGGTCAGCCAGCTGGTGCTCTCTTTTCACAGGGACTAGAGCCAAAACGCCCCCCTCCTCCACGCCCCAACGCCCCACCAGCCCGACCTGCACCTCCACAGCGCCCCCCACCACCTTCAG GACAAAAAAGCCCAGCATTAGCACGTGCAGATGCAGCTG GTCGTGGTCAAGCCACCGGATCAGCCCCTGGAGGCACTTCGCGGCCG ATCCCACCTCGAGCAGGAGTCATCAGCATCCCTCCTCAGGCTagacctcctcctcctgctcatCCTGGGGCCCCCAGGCCCATAGCAGAGGTGCATCCTGGGGCACCACGACCCTCACCTGATAATCACCCCGGAGCACCAAGACCCATTCCTGAACCCCAAAGCAAACCGTCTGAACTGCCTCTGG GTCCACCCCCCACACTGCCAACTCCCATGAGGCCTCAGATGATATCACCCATGCAGCCTCAGTCTATGTCACCAATGCAGCCTCCAGTCCAAGTCCAACTGCCCCCTCCCATACAATCCCAGCTCCCTCCACCAATGCAGCCCACCTTCCCTGCCCCGCTGGTGCCTCAGCTTGCTCCTCAAGCATCTGCTGGAGCCGCTGCCGCCCCTCAGCCCGGACTGGCATCTCCTAAGCCTCCCCCCCGGAGCCGGTCCTCTCACACACTGCCACCTGAGTCTGCTCCTGCTCCTACATCTCAG GCCAAGGACATGAATGGATTTCAAAAAGAAGCACAATGGAAACTAGACCCCTTCGACACACTTAACACCCAGTCCCTCTTCCAGAACACCTCGTTCTCCGCTTCCCTCCCTCGCTCCTCTTCCTCATCCACCCCCTCCCCTTCTTCTTCCTCCACATTACCCAGCTCCCTCTCCCTATTCTCAGCTCCCTACACCAGCAGCACTCCATGTCTTCTGCTTCCACCCGTACCCTCCCGCAGCAAATCCCAGGAGACCCTCCGTTCATCCCCCATTCCGTTCCTCGCAGAAGCCCAACCCAGACCCAGCAGCACCAACCCTTTCACTGGCAACCTATTGTCCTCCCCACGCCGATCGCTCACGCCCGATTTCTACACCCAGCAGCAGGCCCAGGAGGCCAGCCAGGGCCTCAGCAGGGCCATGTCAGCTGTGGTTCACAGTTCAGCTCTTCCACCATCATTCTCCAGACAGCAAACCTTAGTTCCTGCTCCAGCAGCGGCCCCagccaaacaaaaccaaaaatgggTCACATTCGATGATGATTCAGACTTCATTTCAATAATGGCACCATCCACAGGTGGGACCGGCCCGCCGCTTATACCCGCAGCCTCATCCCTTACCTTCTCACAACCTCAGAGCAGCTTCCCCAGCACAGGCTCTGGCATGGACAGCAACTGGTCGTCATTTCCCACTTCTGCATTTCCCATGATCCCTCCTCCGATCCCAACCAGGACTAATACCAGCATCAAAAACGCCCAAATCCCTTCCAGAAATGAATTTACAGAGAGATGA